One window of Mediterraneibacter gnavus ATCC 29149 genomic DNA carries:
- a CDS encoding V-type ATP synthase subunit D — MDPRTFPTKGNLMLAKNSLTLAKQGYELMDKKRNILIRELMDLIDEARDIQDEIDSTFTYAYQCLQRANIEHGINMVSQIAYTVPIENSITIQTRSIMGTEIPHVKYTPSVPAPTYAFSTTRESVDLAADAFRKVKDLTVKLSMVENAAYRLATNIKKTQKRANALQNITIPMYTELVYNITNALEEKEREEFTRLKVIKRMKQKKSGG, encoded by the coding sequence ATGGATCCGCGTACATTTCCTACCAAAGGGAATCTCATGCTTGCCAAAAATTCCCTCACCCTTGCAAAACAAGGCTATGAACTGATGGACAAAAAACGAAACATTCTGATCCGGGAACTGATGGACCTGATCGATGAGGCACGAGATATCCAGGATGAGATCGACAGCACCTTTACCTATGCGTATCAGTGCCTGCAGCGTGCCAATATCGAGCATGGTATCAACATGGTCTCTCAGATTGCCTATACCGTTCCGATTGAAAACTCCATCACCATTCAGACCAGAAGTATTATGGGAACCGAGATTCCCCACGTAAAATACACCCCTTCCGTGCCTGCGCCGACCTACGCTTTCAGTACAACCCGCGAGAGCGTAGACCTGGCTGCAGATGCATTCCGAAAAGTAAAAGATCTGACGGTAAAACTTTCCATGGTGGAAAACGCAGCATATCGCCTTGCCACTAACATTAAAAAGACACAGAAGCGGGCAAATGCGCTGCAAAATATCACCATTCCAATGTATACGGAACTGGTTTACAATATCACCAATGCACTGGAAGAAAAAGAACGGGAAGAATTCACACGACTGAAAGTCATTAAGAGAATGAAACAGAAAAAATCGGGAGGATGA
- a CDS encoding type IV toxin-antitoxin system AbiEi family antitoxin domain-containing protein, translating into MRENTYIKIETLYRKYRGYVETKNLLAEGFSNRQISTLVNEGYLQKVCYGHYWLSGKQCKKPFDYKCIEVSLSNPDAVICMNSALYYQGVLSAEPDYLSVATERTDRSMMKMDFMIQRHYFSNRNFNIGIRKQETEFGTYNIYDIERSVCDLYRLEGETEIEVGIVKNIKENKYLYNRLLKYAEVLQIKRGL; encoded by the coding sequence ATGAGAGAGAATACATATATAAAAATTGAAACATTATATAGAAAATACAGAGGTTATGTAGAGACAAAAAATCTTTTGGCAGAAGGATTTTCCAATCGTCAGATTTCCACTTTAGTAAATGAAGGTTATTTACAAAAGGTGTGCTATGGACATTATTGGCTTTCAGGTAAACAATGTAAGAAGCCGTTTGATTATAAATGTATCGAAGTGAGTCTAAGCAATCCTGATGCAGTTATTTGTATGAATAGTGCACTTTACTATCAGGGAGTATTGTCTGCTGAACCAGATTATTTATCTGTAGCTACAGAAAGAACAGATCGAAGTATGATGAAAATGGACTTTATGATACAAAGGCATTATTTTTCAAATAGAAATTTTAATATTGGAATAAGAAAACAAGAAACGGAGTTTGGAACATATAATATTTATGATATTGAACGTTCAGTTTGTGACTTGTATCGCTTAGAAGGAGAAACAGAAATAGAAGTAGGGATCGTAAAGAACATAAAGGAAAATAAATATTTGTATAATCGTTTATTAAAATATGCAGAAGTACTACAGATAAAACGAGGATTGTAA
- a CDS encoding V-type ATP synthase subunit B, whose product MSIEYLGLSSINGPLIALEGVQGAFFDEIVEFVIGGSERKIGRIIELYEDKAVIQVFEGSENMSLKNTHTRLTGHPMEIALSPDMLGRTFNGIGEPIDDLGPIVSKLKRDVNGLPLNPVMREYPRNYIRTGISAIDGLTTLIRGQKLPIFSGNGLPHDQLAAQIVKQASLGDDSDEEFAIVFAAMGVKHDVADFFRRTFEESGVADHVAMFLNLANDPVVERLITPKVALTVAEYLAFEQNMHILVILTDMTSFAEAMREVSSSKGEIPSRKGFPGYLYSELAALYERAGIVQGVNGSVTQLPILTMPNDDITHPIPDLTGYITEGQIVLDRTLNGQSIYPPISILPSLSRLMKDGIGAGYTREDHQDLANQLFSAYAKVGDARNLASVIGEDELSPIDKQYLAFGKEFEEKYIGQGPEENRTMEETLNLGWELLGRLPKEELDRVDTKILDKYYHPTIYDDTTTATSSPGSIANQN is encoded by the coding sequence ATGTCAATCGAATATTTAGGACTCAGCAGCATTAACGGCCCTCTGATCGCTCTGGAGGGCGTACAGGGAGCTTTCTTTGACGAAATCGTAGAGTTTGTCATAGGTGGATCCGAACGCAAGATTGGACGAATTATCGAACTATATGAAGACAAAGCTGTGATTCAGGTCTTTGAAGGCTCTGAGAACATGTCTTTGAAAAATACACACACACGACTGACCGGACATCCGATGGAAATCGCACTTTCCCCGGATATGCTGGGTCGTACATTCAACGGAATCGGAGAACCCATTGACGATCTGGGTCCCATTGTTTCCAAGCTGAAACGAGATGTCAACGGCCTGCCGCTCAACCCGGTCATGCGGGAATACCCGCGAAACTATATCCGAACCGGAATTTCTGCAATCGACGGACTGACCACCCTGATCCGCGGTCAAAAGCTGCCGATCTTCTCCGGAAACGGACTTCCTCATGACCAGCTGGCAGCCCAGATCGTAAAGCAGGCGTCTCTCGGAGATGATTCCGATGAAGAATTTGCCATTGTATTTGCCGCCATGGGTGTCAAACATGATGTTGCCGACTTCTTCCGCAGAACTTTTGAAGAAAGCGGCGTTGCCGACCACGTTGCCATGTTTCTGAACCTCGCAAACGATCCTGTCGTGGAACGTCTGATTACGCCGAAGGTTGCACTGACCGTGGCAGAATATCTGGCATTTGAACAAAATATGCACATTCTGGTTATCCTGACTGATATGACTTCTTTCGCTGAAGCCATGCGTGAGGTTTCCTCTTCTAAGGGAGAAATTCCAAGTCGAAAAGGATTCCCGGGATATTTGTACAGTGAACTTGCTGCACTTTATGAAAGAGCCGGTATCGTACAGGGTGTCAACGGCTCCGTGACGCAGCTTCCGATCCTGACCATGCCAAACGATGATATCACACACCCGATTCCTGACCTGACCGGATACATTACCGAAGGACAGATTGTTCTGGACCGCACCTTAAACGGACAGTCCATCTATCCGCCGATCAGTATCCTGCCGTCCCTTTCCCGTCTGATGAAGGACGGAATCGGAGCCGGATACACAAGAGAGGATCATCAGGATCTGGCAAACCAGTTATTCTCTGCTTACGCCAAAGTAGGCGATGCAAGAAACCTGGCTTCTGTTATCGGAGAAGATGAACTCTCCCCGATTGACAAACAGTATCTGGCATTCGGAAAAGAATTTGAAGAGAAATATATCGGGCAGGGTCCGGAAGAAAACCGCACCATGGAAGAAACCCTGAATCTCGGATGGGAACTTCTGGGCCGTCTTCCAAAAGAAGAGCTGGACCGTGTGGATACGAAGATTCTGGATAAATACTATCATCCAACAATTTACGATGACACCACGACTGCCACATCCAGTCCGGGCTCCATCGCAAATCAGAACTAA
- a CDS encoding V-type ATP synthase subunit I gives MIVKMKFINISGPRNDIDRVTDLYLSRYEIQLESALSELKTVDNLRPFVEINPYKDALGKAEEFAGYLENADEISPDTSLGLDDIFELIRTTNEAYLKIQAKKEKLKKETETLANKQKLIEPFRPLDGELDRILRYKYINYRFGRIPVEQYGRLEKYLIDDLGAIFVKGEQDESYLYGAYFVSPGESQKVDAVFRSLHFEKITIPDEYTGTPADACQKLNRQIADISRKIEDLNKEAADMLVKKAPQIVAAKQRLEELAHNFDVRKMAARMEDQKEDYYILCGWMSEDDVARFMEEVKDDDKVFVVVEEDRNTYFGDPPVKLQNPKLFKPFEMFIGMYGLPAHNEIDPTIFVAVTYSFIFGVMFGDVGQGLLLLIGGFLIYHFKKKPLAGIIACAGVFSTIFGFMFGSIFGFEDIIEPIWLRPIDHMTTLPFIGKLNTVFIVSVAFGMGLIILAMILHIVNALRSHDVENAWFDANGMAGLVFYASAVATIVLFMTGHKTPAGIVLAVMFGIPLLLILFKEPLTRKIQKRADKMEEGKAMFFVQGFFEIFETLLSYFSNTLSFVRIGAFAVSHAAMMEVVLMLAGAESGSPNWIVVVLGNLFVCGMEGLIVGIQVLRLEYYEMFSRFYKGSGRAFDPYTKTQTTKKKRS, from the coding sequence ATGATTGTAAAAATGAAATTCATCAATATATCCGGCCCAAGAAATGATATCGACCGGGTGACAGATCTCTATCTGTCCAGATATGAGATCCAGCTCGAATCTGCTTTGTCGGAATTAAAAACTGTGGATAATCTCCGGCCGTTCGTGGAGATCAATCCTTACAAGGATGCACTTGGCAAAGCCGAAGAATTCGCCGGATATCTGGAGAATGCCGATGAAATTTCCCCGGATACCTCTCTTGGTCTGGATGATATTTTCGAACTGATCCGCACTACAAATGAGGCGTATCTCAAGATCCAGGCAAAGAAAGAAAAGCTCAAAAAAGAAACAGAAACACTTGCAAACAAGCAAAAGCTCATTGAGCCATTTCGTCCGCTGGACGGAGAACTGGACCGGATTCTGCGCTACAAATACATCAACTACCGGTTTGGACGGATTCCGGTAGAACAATACGGCCGCCTGGAAAAATATCTGATCGATGATCTTGGTGCAATTTTTGTCAAAGGAGAACAGGACGAAAGCTATCTCTACGGTGCATATTTTGTTTCACCCGGAGAATCTCAGAAAGTGGATGCTGTATTCCGTTCCCTGCATTTTGAAAAGATCACCATTCCGGATGAATACACCGGAACACCGGCAGATGCCTGCCAGAAACTAAACCGTCAGATTGCCGATATTTCTCGAAAAATTGAGGATCTAAATAAAGAGGCAGCCGACATGCTTGTCAAAAAAGCCCCTCAGATCGTAGCTGCAAAGCAGCGTCTGGAAGAGCTTGCCCACAATTTCGATGTCCGGAAAATGGCAGCCCGGATGGAAGATCAGAAAGAAGACTACTACATTTTATGCGGCTGGATGTCAGAAGACGACGTTGCCCGCTTTATGGAAGAAGTCAAGGATGATGACAAGGTATTTGTTGTCGTGGAAGAAGACCGGAACACTTATTTTGGAGATCCTCCGGTCAAGCTGCAGAACCCGAAGCTGTTCAAACCATTTGAAATGTTCATCGGCATGTACGGACTTCCTGCTCACAACGAGATCGATCCGACTATTTTTGTTGCTGTCACCTACTCCTTTATTTTCGGAGTTATGTTCGGTGATGTGGGGCAGGGACTGCTGCTGTTGATTGGTGGTTTTCTGATCTATCATTTTAAGAAAAAACCGCTTGCCGGAATTATTGCATGTGCAGGTGTATTTTCTACAATCTTCGGATTTATGTTCGGAAGTATTTTCGGGTTTGAAGATATCATAGAACCAATCTGGCTAAGGCCGATCGATCACATGACCACACTGCCGTTCATCGGTAAGCTGAACACTGTATTTATCGTGTCCGTAGCGTTTGGTATGGGGCTGATCATCCTCGCCATGATCCTGCACATCGTCAATGCGCTCCGGTCTCACGATGTAGAAAATGCATGGTTTGACGCAAATGGAATGGCAGGCCTTGTATTTTACGCTTCCGCAGTGGCAACGATCGTACTTTTTATGACAGGACACAAGACACCGGCAGGAATCGTCCTTGCAGTGATGTTCGGCATTCCGCTGCTTCTCATTCTGTTCAAGGAACCTTTGACGCGGAAGATCCAGAAACGCGCAGACAAGATGGAAGAAGGAAAGGCAATGTTCTTTGTACAGGGATTTTTCGAGATTTTCGAAACCTTGCTGAGTTACTTTTCCAACACCCTTTCTTTCGTTCGTATCGGTGCATTTGCCGTCAGCCACGCTGCCATGATGGAAGTCGTGCTGATGCTCGCCGGCGCAGAATCCGGCTCCCCGAACTGGATCGTTGTCGTATTAGGCAACCTGTTCGTATGCGGTATGGAAGGCCTGATTGTAGGAATTCAGGTACTCCGTCTGGAATATTATGAGATGTTCAGCCGTTTCTATAAAGGAAGCGGAAGAGCTTTTGACCCATATACCAAAACTCAAACTACAAAAAAGAAACGTTCTTAA
- a CDS encoding KilA-N domain-containing protein, whose amino-acid sequence MKNRIIDVQNVKITISKEELDDYICITDIAKAKSNSARAADVVRNWLRNRGTLEYLSVWEQIYNPEFKVFESEHFKKQAGLLTFTPSVSEWINKTNAIGLYVKRGKYGGTYAHKDLAFEFAAAISPVFKLYLIKEFQRLKEEENNSRQIEWNAKRFLSKSNYLIQTDAVKNYLLPQINYRENLQWLAYAEEADILNVALFGFTAKAWREANPELAKKSNVRDFATINELTVLSNLESHNAQMIKERKGKEERFKSLQEIAEYQLNVLNTAEQIKRIESCDNNVTSSGVLCVEESLP is encoded by the coding sequence ATGAAGAACAGAATTATAGATGTTCAAAATGTAAAAATTACTATTTCAAAAGAAGAATTAGATGATTATATCTGCATTACAGATATTGCAAAGGCAAAGTCAAATTCTGCCAGAGCGGCAGATGTAGTGCGAAATTGGTTGAGAAATCGTGGAACATTAGAATATCTGTCTGTATGGGAACAAATATATAATCCGGAATTTAAAGTGTTCGAATCTGAACACTTTAAAAAGCAAGCGGGATTATTGACATTTACTCCCAGTGTTTCTGAATGGATTAATAAAACAAACGCTATAGGATTATATGTAAAACGTGGAAAGTATGGAGGAACCTACGCCCATAAAGATCTTGCTTTTGAGTTTGCAGCTGCAATTAGTCCGGTGTTTAAATTATATCTAATAAAAGAATTCCAACGCTTGAAGGAAGAAGAAAACAACTCGAGACAGATAGAATGGAATGCGAAACGTTTTCTCAGCAAAAGTAATTATTTGATTCAGACAGATGCAGTGAAGAATTATTTGCTTCCACAGATAAATTATAGGGAAAATCTACAATGGTTGGCATATGCAGAAGAAGCAGACATATTAAATGTGGCACTATTTGGATTTACAGCGAAAGCATGGAGAGAAGCTAATCCAGAATTAGCAAAAAAGAGTAATGTCAGAGATTTTGCAACTATTAATGAATTGACAGTACTTTCTAATCTGGAATCTCATAATGCACAGATGATTAAAGAAAGAAAAGGGAAAGAAGAACGATTTAAGAGTTTACAGGAAATTGCTGAATATCAATTAAATGTTTTGAATACAGCAGAGCAGATAAAAAGGATAGAAAGCTGTGACAATAACGTAACATCCTCGGGGGTATTGTGCGTGGAGGAGAGCCTGCCATGA
- a CDS encoding V-type ATP synthase subunit E, translated as MTLEEKINHLRTTSMEEARAESNAIIDSYRDALEKVFEDHKIEAKRQMQTRIKAETVNARQQKNQAMARAQLDLKRRQGRIQQELKDKIFEEAYALVNDYMKTAEYDDFLLRCIHNAIVFANGEEMTIYLNPSDEEKRSSLEDATGIHLTISAEDFTGGIRAVIRSRNILIDHSFKTALRNEYDKFLFSGGDSIV; from the coding sequence TTGACTTTAGAAGAAAAGATCAACCATCTGCGCACGACTTCCATGGAAGAAGCAAGAGCCGAGAGCAATGCCATTATTGACTCTTACCGTGATGCACTGGAAAAAGTATTTGAAGACCATAAAATTGAAGCAAAACGACAGATGCAGACTCGTATCAAAGCGGAAACTGTTAATGCCAGACAGCAGAAAAACCAGGCAATGGCGCGCGCCCAGCTGGATTTAAAACGCCGCCAGGGCCGCATTCAGCAGGAACTAAAAGACAAGATCTTTGAGGAGGCATACGCCCTGGTAAATGATTATATGAAAACCGCAGAATACGATGATTTTCTGCTCCGCTGTATTCACAATGCGATCGTATTCGCAAACGGAGAAGAGATGACGATCTATCTCAATCCTTCAGATGAGGAAAAGCGTTCTTCTCTGGAAGATGCCACCGGCATCCACCTGACGATCAGTGCGGAAGACTTTACAGGCGGTATCCGTGCCGTCATCCGCAGCCGCAATATTCTGATCGATCATTCTTTTAAGACCGCACTGCGCAACGAATACGACAAATTCTTATTCTCAGGAGGTGACAGCATTGTTTAA
- a CDS encoding V-type ATP synthase subunit F produces the protein MKMFLISDNVDTYTGMRLAGVDGVVVHERKELREQLEKVLQDKSIGIVLLTEKFGREFPDILDEFRLDRKIPLLIEIPDRHGTGRKKDFITSYITEAIGLKL, from the coding sequence ATGAAAATGTTTCTTATCAGTGATAATGTCGATACTTACACGGGAATGCGCCTTGCAGGTGTGGACGGTGTCGTCGTACATGAACGAAAGGAACTGCGAGAACAATTAGAAAAGGTTCTGCAGGACAAATCCATCGGCATTGTACTTCTGACCGAAAAATTCGGACGGGAATTTCCGGACATTCTGGATGAATTCCGTCTGGATCGAAAAATCCCTCTGCTGATCGAAATCCCGGACCGGCACGGAACGGGACGCAAAAAAGACTTTATCACCTCATATATTACCGAAGCCATCGGACTGAAATTGTAA
- a CDS encoding V-type ATP synthase subunit A — protein MFKTGRIYGINGPVIYLKGNTGFCMSEMVYVGREKLVGEVIALDKDMTTIQVYEETTGLRPGEEVIATGNPVSVTLAPGILNNIFDGIERPLERIAESGGAFITRGVSVDSLDKEKKWAAHITVSVGDYLHGGDIFAEVPETHAITHKCMVPPDLEGTVIQIVEDGAYTIEEPLITLELSSGDQKQLPMAQRWPIRTARPTSHRFPASIPLVTGQRIIDTMFPIAKGGTAAIPGGFGTGKTMTQHQIAKWSDADIIIYIGCGERGNEMTQVLEEFGELIDPKTGNPLMDRTTLIANTSNMPVAAREASIYTGLTLAEYYRDMGYDVAIMADSTSRWAEALRELSGRLEEMPAEEGFPAYLASRLSGFYERAGMMHNLNGTDGSVTIIGAVSPQGGDFSEPVTQNTKRFVRCFWGLDKSLAYARHFPAIHWLTSYSEYLNDLSPWYQDNVSPKFVDYRNRLMALLNQESSLLEIVKLIGSDVLPDDQKLILEIARVIRLGFLQQNAFHKDDTCVSMEKQFKMMDTILYLYKQARALVTMGHPMSVLKSENIFDRVIAIKYDVPNDRLELFAQYHRDIDAFYQHVLEKNA, from the coding sequence TTGTTTAAGACTGGAAGAATTTATGGAATCAACGGGCCTGTCATCTATTTGAAAGGCAATACCGGATTTTGTATGTCTGAAATGGTATATGTAGGACGGGAAAAGCTGGTCGGCGAGGTCATTGCACTGGATAAAGACATGACCACCATTCAGGTCTACGAAGAAACAACCGGACTTCGCCCCGGCGAAGAAGTCATTGCAACGGGAAATCCGGTGTCTGTAACACTGGCGCCCGGAATTTTAAACAACATTTTTGACGGAATCGAACGCCCTCTGGAGCGGATCGCAGAATCCGGGGGAGCGTTTATCACCCGCGGTGTTTCCGTTGACTCTCTGGATAAAGAGAAAAAATGGGCCGCCCACATCACCGTTTCTGTGGGAGACTATCTCCACGGCGGAGATATTTTCGCAGAAGTACCCGAAACTCACGCGATCACGCATAAATGTATGGTACCGCCTGATCTGGAGGGAACCGTGATTCAAATCGTGGAGGACGGAGCGTACACAATTGAAGAGCCTTTGATCACACTGGAACTTTCCAGCGGAGATCAAAAACAGCTTCCAATGGCACAGCGCTGGCCAATCCGTACTGCCCGCCCGACAAGCCATCGTTTTCCGGCTTCAATCCCACTTGTCACCGGACAGCGTATCATTGATACCATGTTCCCAATCGCCAAAGGCGGAACTGCCGCCATTCCCGGCGGATTCGGAACCGGAAAGACCATGACACAGCATCAGATTGCCAAGTGGTCTGACGCTGATATCATTATCTATATCGGATGCGGAGAACGTGGAAACGAGATGACACAGGTTCTGGAGGAATTTGGAGAACTGATCGACCCAAAGACCGGAAATCCTCTGATGGACCGCACTACACTGATCGCTAATACTTCCAACATGCCGGTTGCTGCCCGTGAAGCCAGCATCTACACCGGTCTGACACTGGCAGAATACTACCGGGATATGGGATATGATGTAGCGATCATGGCGGACTCCACCTCCCGCTGGGCAGAAGCTCTGCGTGAGTTGTCCGGCCGTCTGGAGGAGATGCCGGCAGAGGAAGGTTTCCCGGCTTATCTTGCATCCCGGCTGTCCGGATTTTACGAGCGCGCCGGCATGATGCACAATTTAAACGGGACTGACGGATCTGTCACCATCATCGGAGCGGTCTCTCCACAGGGCGGTGATTTCTCCGAGCCGGTCACACAAAACACCAAACGATTCGTGCGTTGTTTCTGGGGACTGGACAAAAGCCTTGCCTATGCAAGACATTTCCCTGCCATCCACTGGCTTACCAGCTACAGTGAGTATCTAAATGACCTCTCGCCCTGGTATCAGGACAATGTATCGCCGAAATTCGTGGACTATCGAAACCGCCTCATGGCGCTGCTGAATCAGGAGAGCAGCCTTCTGGAAATCGTCAAACTGATCGGAAGCGATGTGCTGCCGGACGATCAGAAACTGATCCTGGAAATCGCCAGAGTCATCCGTCTGGGATTCCTTCAGCAGAACGCATTCCACAAGGATGATACCTGCGTATCCATGGAAAAGCAGTTCAAAATGATGGATACGATTTTATATCTTTACAAACAGGCACGCGCACTGGTAACGATGGGACACCCCATGTCCGTCCTCAAATCGGAAAATATTTTCGACCGCGTCATCGCCATCAAATATGATGTACCGAACGACCGGCTGGAATTGTTTGCCCAGTATCACCGAGACATTGACGCATTTTACCAGCATGTACTGGAAAAGAACGCATAA
- a CDS encoding ATP synthase subunit C encodes MTLTTKLILIAALILSIIIPFGYYLIGERNRKKYKRAIGTNVFFFFGAFVITSIMMFAGPQVQAADAAAASSSLSTGLGYLAAALVTGLSCIGGGIAVASAASAALGAISEDSSVLGKSLIFVGLAEGVCLYGLIISFMILGKL; translated from the coding sequence ATGACACTTACAACAAAACTTATTCTCATCGCAGCACTGATCTTAAGCATTATCATCCCATTCGGATACTATCTGATCGGGGAAAGGAACCGAAAAAAATACAAACGTGCCATCGGAACGAATGTCTTTTTCTTCTTTGGCGCATTCGTGATTACTTCCATCATGATGTTTGCAGGCCCACAGGTACAGGCCGCTGATGCCGCAGCCGCTTCCTCTTCTTTGTCCACCGGACTCGGCTATCTCGCAGCTGCTTTGGTTACCGGACTTTCCTGTATCGGTGGTGGTATTGCCGTTGCAAGTGCAGCCTCCGCTGCTTTAGGCGCAATCAGCGAAGACTCCAGTGTACTCGGTAAATCTCTGATTTTCGTAGGTCTTGCGGAAGGTGTTTGTCTGTACGGACTGATCATCTCCTTCATGATCCTTGGTAAACTCTAA
- a CDS encoding S8 family peptidase, producing MSQKAENLLNLALDATSEEREKSLELEVGYQPLDQEWDLIIKYSGNLEAVREIASSVTELSNEYAILTVPESRIEQLAQIPEIEYIEKPKRLFFEAANGKRVSCILPVQTAPLKLFGAGILTAVIDSGIDYSHSDFRNPDGTTRIRALWDQSISGNPPEGYFLGTEYTQEQINAALSEQVKARQEQIVPSRDISGHGTSVAGVAAGNGRGSVGGIYMGVAPQSELLIVKLGNPRQGGFPRTTELMQGVDYVLRKALEYRMPVAINISFGNTYGSHEGTSLLERYLDDMSNYWKSVICVGSGNEGTSAGHTSGMLKEREEQRVELGVQQREPALNVQLWKSYVDEVDISVIGPSGVRVGPISERLGTQRFRIGGTEILLYYGKPSPYQTNQEIYFDFIPTGSYIDSGVWQIVLTPRKVVTGIYQMWLPSQSVLNQGTAFLNPVSSDTLTIPSTASRVVTVGAYDARSFSYADFSGRGALEKNAEMWVQKPDLAAPGVRVTTAKAGGGYGEYSGTSFAVPFVTGSAALLMEWGIIRGNDPYLYGEKVKAYLRRGARHLPGYEQWPNNQLGYGVLCVEESLPF from the coding sequence ATGAGCCAAAAAGCAGAAAATCTTTTGAATCTTGCGTTGGACGCTACGAGTGAGGAGCGTGAAAAATCACTGGAGCTGGAGGTTGGGTATCAGCCTTTGGATCAGGAGTGGGATCTGATCATCAAATATTCGGGAAATCTGGAGGCGGTTCGTGAAATCGCCTCTTCTGTTACGGAATTATCGAATGAGTATGCAATTCTGACTGTGCCGGAATCCCGGATAGAGCAGTTGGCACAGATTCCGGAGATTGAATATATTGAGAAGCCGAAACGGCTGTTTTTTGAAGCGGCGAACGGAAAGAGAGTTTCCTGCATTCTTCCGGTACAAACAGCACCCCTGAAGCTGTTTGGGGCGGGCATTCTTACGGCAGTGATCGACAGTGGGATTGATTATTCTCATTCGGATTTTCGGAATCCGGATGGAACAACCCGAATTCGTGCATTGTGGGATCAGAGTATTTCGGGCAATCCGCCAGAGGGGTATTTTCTGGGAACGGAATATACACAGGAACAGATCAATGCAGCTTTGTCAGAGCAGGTAAAAGCCAGACAGGAGCAGATCGTACCAAGCCGGGATATATCCGGGCATGGCACGTCTGTTGCAGGGGTTGCGGCAGGAAACGGAAGAGGCAGTGTGGGGGGTATTTATATGGGAGTGGCGCCCCAAAGTGAGCTTTTGATCGTGAAGCTGGGAAATCCGAGACAGGGAGGGTTTCCGCGAACAACAGAGCTGATGCAGGGGGTGGACTATGTATTGAGAAAGGCGTTGGAATATCGGATGCCGGTGGCGATCAATATCAGTTTTGGAAATACATACGGTTCCCATGAGGGAACATCGCTTCTGGAGCGGTATCTGGATGATATGTCGAATTACTGGAAAAGTGTGATCTGTGTTGGGAGCGGAAACGAGGGAACATCCGCAGGGCATACTTCCGGCATGTTAAAAGAGCGGGAAGAGCAAAGAGTAGAGTTGGGAGTGCAGCAGAGAGAACCTGCTCTGAATGTACAGCTCTGGAAATCTTATGTAGATGAGGTGGATATTTCGGTGATCGGGCCGTCAGGGGTTCGTGTAGGGCCAATTTCCGAAAGGCTCGGAACGCAGAGATTTCGAATCGGGGGAACAGAAATCCTGCTTTACTATGGCAAACCAAGTCCATATCAGACCAATCAGGAGATTTATTTTGATTTCATCCCAACGGGTTCTTATATTGACAGTGGAGTCTGGCAGATTGTGTTGACTCCGAGAAAAGTTGTGACGGGAATTTATCAGATGTGGCTTCCGAGTCAGAGTGTTTTGAATCAGGGCACAGCTTTTTTAAACCCTGTGAGCAGTGATACACTTACCATTCCGTCAACTGCATCCAGAGTAGTAACAGTGGGAGCTTACGATGCAAGAAGTTTTTCCTATGCAGATTTTTCCGGACGCGGCGCACTGGAGAAGAATGCAGAGATGTGGGTGCAAAAGCCCGATCTTGCAGCACCGGGAGTGCGGGTAACGACAGCCAAGGCAGGAGGCGGTTACGGAGAATATTCAGGTACCTCATTTGCAGTGCCGTTTGTGACAGGAAGTGCGGCATTGTTGATGGAGTGGGGAATTATCCGCGGGAATGATCCATATCTGTATGGGGAGAAGGTGAAAGCGTATCTGAGAAGAGGGGCAAGACATCTGCCGGGGTATGAGCAGTGGCCGAATAATCAGCTGGGGTATGGGGTGCTGTGTGTGGAGGAGAGCCTGCCATTTTAA
- a CDS encoding amidohydrolase family protein, with amino-acid sequence MDDVCSPARIRNVVGKYSNLRLSIAHLGGFQYEELYGLNAYFNLSAVLPDLVDRMGIENTNIVLRSLGVEKLVFATDYPDSRSIRAIEIYDTYCDILGQMDFTQEEAENICKYNALRMSGLQ; translated from the coding sequence TTGGATGATGTATGTTCTCCTGCCAGGATTAGAAATGTAGTTGGAAAATATTCAAACCTTAGATTGTCAATTGCTCATTTGGGTGGATTCCAATATGAAGAATTATATGGATTAAATGCATACTTTAATTTATCAGCGGTCTTACCTGATTTGGTGGATAGAATGGGCATAGAAAATACGAATATAGTTTTGCGTTCTTTAGGGGTTGAAAAGTTAGTATTCGCAACAGATTATCCCGATAGCAGAAGCATACGTGCAATAGAAATTTACGATACATATTGTGATATTTTGGGACAAATGGATTTTACACAAGAAGAAGCTGAAAATATTTGTAAATATAATGCTTTAAGAATGTCAGGGTTGCAGTAA